In Alkaliphilus flagellatus, one DNA window encodes the following:
- a CDS encoding YlbE family protein, producing MIQERIDKANQEALERILSAQPTLVGIGTAGEIVPGITKKTILHAGPPVTWDKMSGPLRGAVIGGLIYEGLAANEKEAIALAESGEIQFDSCHHHSAVGPMAGVTTASMPVWIIQNTTFGNYAYCTLNEGLGKVLRYGAYSQEVIERLKWIETILAPVLKDALALSGPIDLKTMIAQVVLMGDEGHNRNKAGTSLLMRELASHIVMTKHSDKDKSDVLKFMHGNDHFFLNLTMPACKSTLDPAAGIEYSTIVYGMARNGTEFGIRVSGLGDRWFTAPAEIIDGLFFPGYSAADANPDIGDSVITETTGIGGFAMAAAPAIVQFVGGTPDDAINYSKSMYEITETENNTYKIPVLNFRGTATGIDIRKVVETTILPIINTGIAHKDPGVGQVGAGLVRPPMKCFEDALEAFVEKLEAEGVL from the coding sequence ATGATTCAAGAAAGAATTGATAAGGCCAATCAAGAGGCTCTTGAGCGAATTTTAAGTGCTCAACCAACTCTTGTTGGAATCGGTACTGCTGGAGAAATAGTACCTGGAATTACTAAAAAAACAATTTTACATGCAGGACCTCCAGTAACTTGGGATAAAATGAGTGGTCCTCTTAGAGGAGCTGTTATTGGTGGATTAATCTATGAAGGATTAGCAGCCAATGAAAAAGAGGCAATTGCCTTAGCTGAATCAGGAGAAATTCAATTTGACTCCTGTCACCACCATAGTGCAGTAGGTCCAATGGCAGGAGTAACAACTGCATCTATGCCAGTGTGGATTATACAAAATACAACCTTTGGTAACTATGCTTATTGTACATTAAACGAAGGTTTAGGAAAAGTACTAAGATACGGTGCCTATAGTCAAGAAGTAATTGAAAGATTAAAGTGGATTGAGACTATATTAGCGCCTGTGTTAAAGGATGCGTTAGCATTATCTGGACCAATTGATTTAAAGACAATGATCGCCCAAGTTGTTTTAATGGGTGACGAAGGTCATAACAGAAATAAAGCAGGTACATCTTTACTTATGAGAGAATTAGCGTCTCACATTGTTATGACAAAACACTCAGACAAGGACAAATCTGATGTATTAAAGTTCATGCATGGCAATGATCATTTTTTCTTAAATCTAACAATGCCAGCATGTAAGTCTACATTAGATCCAGCAGCAGGAATAGAATATAGTACCATTGTTTATGGCATGGCAAGAAACGGTACTGAGTTCGGCATAAGGGTTTCAGGCTTAGGAGACAGATGGTTTACAGCTCCAGCAGAAATTATCGATGGTCTATTTTTCCCAGGATATAGTGCAGCAGATGCAAATCCAGATATCGGAGATAGTGTTATTACAGAAACTACTGGAATTGGTGGATTTGCCATGGCAGCAGCGCCTGCTATTGTACAGTTTGTAGGGGGAACTCCAGATGATGCAATTAACTATTCTAAGTCAATGTACGAAATTACAGAGACTGAAAACAATACATATAAAATTCCTGTATTAAACTTTAGAGGTACAGCTACAGGAATCGATATTCGTAAGGTTGTTGAAACTACTATTTTACCAATTATTAATACAGGTATAGCTCATAAAGATCCTGGGGTAGGTCAAGTAGGTGCAGGACTTGTAAGACCTCCAATGAAGTGTTTTGAAGATGCCCTAGAGGCCTTTGTAGAAAAGCTTGAGGCAGAAGGCGTACTATAA
- a CDS encoding CaiB/BaiF CoA transferase family protein has protein sequence MNQALEGIKVLDLTRVLAGPYATMILADLGADVIKIEMPNIGDDSRQFGPFVGEESAYFMSLNRNKRSITLNLKSETAKGLFVEMIKEADVVVENFRPGTMEKLGLGYDELKKINPRIIYAASSGFGHTGPYSKRAAYDGVVQAMGGIMSITGEKNGKPTRVGPSIGDIAAGMFTSIGILAALQYRNVTGVGQKVDVAMLDCQVAILENAISRYVVTGEIPNPAGNRHSSIVPFEPFETVDGEIMIAAGNDTLWTKLCEVMERSDLADHEYFKTNLLRNTNYDILRPMIAEAIKTKTTYEWQEILDRVGVPNGPINTVDKVLQDPQVIAREMIVEIEHPVAGKLKMPGVPVKLSETPGSIRRPAPLLGQHTEEILKEILGFTNEKIDELMKENIF, from the coding sequence ATGAATCAGGCATTAGAAGGGATAAAGGTTTTGGATTTAACTAGAGTATTGGCAGGACCGTACGCTACCATGATACTAGCAGATCTAGGAGCCGATGTTATTAAAATTGAAATGCCCAATATAGGAGATGATTCAAGACAATTTGGTCCATTTGTTGGTGAAGAAAGTGCATATTTTATGAGTTTAAATCGTAATAAAAGAAGCATTACGCTGAACCTAAAATCTGAAACTGCTAAAGGCTTATTTGTAGAAATGATTAAAGAAGCCGATGTGGTAGTAGAAAATTTTAGACCAGGGACCATGGAAAAACTTGGATTAGGTTATGATGAACTAAAAAAGATTAATCCAAGAATTATATATGCTGCTTCCTCTGGATTTGGTCATACAGGCCCATACAGTAAACGTGCTGCTTATGATGGTGTGGTACAAGCTATGGGTGGAATCATGAGTATTACGGGTGAAAAAAATGGTAAGCCCACAAGAGTAGGTCCATCTATTGGTGATATTGCGGCAGGCATGTTTACTTCAATAGGAATACTAGCGGCACTACAATATCGAAATGTCACAGGGGTAGGACAAAAAGTAGATGTAGCAATGTTAGACTGTCAAGTGGCTATATTAGAAAATGCTATTTCAAGATATGTAGTTACTGGTGAAATACCAAATCCGGCTGGAAACCGACACTCTTCTATTGTTCCATTTGAGCCTTTTGAGACAGTTGATGGAGAAATTATGATTGCAGCAGGAAATGATACTCTTTGGACTAAGCTTTGTGAAGTGATGGAAAGAAGCGATTTAGCGGATCATGAATACTTCAAAACTAATTTATTAAGGAATACTAACTACGATATACTACGTCCAATGATTGCCGAAGCAATTAAAACAAAAACTACATATGAATGGCAAGAAATTTTAGATAGGGTTGGGGTTCCAAATGGTCCGATAAATACAGTAGATAAGGTACTGCAAGATCCTCAAGTAATAGCTAGGGAAATGATTGTAGAAATTGAACATCCTGTAGCTGGAAAATTAAAAATGCCAGGAGTTCCTGTAAAACTAAGTGAAACCCCTGGAAGTATAAGAAGACCTGCACCATTATTGGGTCAGCATACAGAGGAAATTTTAAAAGAAATACTAGGATTCACAAATGAAAAAATTGATGAACTAATGAAGGAGAACATATTTTAA
- a CDS encoding DUF2877 domain-containing protein — protein sequence MKAIWICANTKKLIEERTELMGSVHSVFNRTCNIITDDDLLIALISSQIPNTPRSISLNLPEDQNFHSFGLQKGIPFILNETAITVGIDHLKIDLSKAKIWDPNPILDFKGLGEDIVFQNIELLKKVLVDRGNFNGIAPIFLEISNYLQDSHEELEELQTNHYCSFIYSKIQKLIELLIEENIEGISIMAKQIIGFGPGLTPSTDDFLTGLMVSMLYARKYSGLDLSRVYKINRVIVDGTVYRTTKVSSEMLQFASKGKVADHIRKLMISLFSERDKKQLIRNICSVIETGETSGSDLIAGAYIGCILTLYNRKESKKLKCI from the coding sequence ATGAAGGCCATATGGATTTGTGCTAATACTAAGAAACTAATAGAAGAGCGAACAGAACTCATGGGGTCGGTACATTCTGTCTTTAATAGAACCTGTAATATTATAACTGATGATGATTTATTAATTGCTCTTATATCAAGTCAAATCCCCAATACACCTAGATCTATTTCTCTTAACCTACCAGAGGATCAAAATTTTCATTCCTTTGGATTACAGAAGGGAATACCTTTTATTCTCAACGAAACAGCAATAACTGTAGGAATAGATCATTTAAAAATTGACCTATCAAAGGCAAAAATATGGGACCCAAATCCTATACTTGACTTTAAAGGATTAGGAGAAGATATTGTTTTTCAAAATATAGAACTTTTAAAAAAAGTGTTGGTAGATAGAGGTAACTTTAATGGTATTGCACCTATTTTCTTAGAAATTAGCAACTATTTACAAGATTCTCATGAAGAATTAGAAGAACTTCAAACTAATCACTACTGCTCTTTTATTTACTCAAAAATTCAAAAACTCATTGAATTACTAATAGAAGAAAATATAGAAGGGATTAGCATAATGGCCAAGCAGATTATTGGCTTTGGTCCAGGATTAACGCCTTCTACTGATGATTTCTTAACAGGACTTATGGTTTCTATGTTATATGCTAGAAAATATTCTGGTCTTGATCTTAGTAGAGTATATAAGATTAATAGAGTTATAGTAGATGGGACTGTTTACAGAACCACAAAGGTGAGTTCAGAGATGCTGCAATTTGCTTCAAAGGGTAAAGTTGCAGATCATATTCGAAAACTAATGATAAGTCTTTTCTCAGAAAGGGACAAAAAGCAATTAATTAGAAATATATGCTCTGTAATTGAGACTGGAGAAACATCGGGATCTGATTTAATAGCTGGAGCTTATATAGGCTGTATTTTAACTTTATATAATAGAAAGGAGAGTAAAAAACTAAAATGCATTTAA
- a CDS encoding PucR family transcriptional regulator yields the protein MNKSLGITVAEMILLKDLLGAKVLAGEGGLEQRITQINVMEVPDIVDWVHVGEFLLTTAFSIKEDITVLKGLIPRLKEKGVVGIGIKMKRYIERLPEDIINTANKYKFPIIEIPYKASYTDIMMPVLTEIISRQTSMLMKVEEIHNELIRVMLRGGSFKEILEGISHTIGNTVAIKDEIFDVVVAHGSKEKKYEIETKLKDEKLEESILNMTIVEDELLGDRVNRIMVPIYVDERYYGYLAIWEDNKKLTSIEISSLESSIPVIALHILKKISIFEIESRHKVEFFDDLLSRDEKRQQLAVDRAALFDFDRRLGYSALVISIKNIKGFVKETLNNSTFLYQLNSKIMRIIDRLSRNKEAKFVYGNKSDQIIVLYGTDPTKSSAQVKKEVMSFANDIIKSVDEEIKEISISIGIGRFHKEPGHLWKSYNEATRSLQNKGVNYKSEYMHFDDLGIYRIFYLEEMESELHQFYRDTLEPLVVYDKEKSSELVKTLQMFFQYGGNLKKVSEEMFTHYNTIVYRMQRIKDITGMNLENPNDRLNLQVSFKIFEMFREA from the coding sequence TTGAACAAATCATTAGGGATTACTGTAGCAGAAATGATTTTATTAAAAGATTTGCTGGGAGCAAAAGTGTTAGCTGGAGAAGGAGGATTAGAGCAAAGGATTACCCAGATTAATGTGATGGAAGTGCCTGACATTGTAGATTGGGTTCATGTAGGAGAGTTTTTGCTTACTACAGCCTTTTCGATAAAAGAAGATATAACTGTACTAAAAGGGTTAATTCCTAGGCTGAAGGAAAAGGGAGTTGTAGGCATTGGAATTAAAATGAAACGATATATTGAAAGATTGCCAGAGGATATTATTAATACAGCTAATAAATACAAATTTCCTATTATCGAAATTCCTTATAAAGCTTCTTATACAGACATTATGATGCCAGTGCTTACGGAGATTATCAGTAGACAAACCAGCATGTTGATGAAAGTAGAAGAGATCCATAATGAGCTTATTCGTGTAATGCTAAGAGGTGGAAGCTTTAAAGAAATATTAGAAGGCATCTCTCATACCATTGGAAATACAGTTGCGATTAAGGATGAAATTTTTGATGTAGTTGTAGCCCACGGAAGTAAAGAAAAAAAGTATGAGATCGAGACCAAACTTAAAGACGAAAAACTAGAAGAGTCTATTCTCAATATGACTATAGTAGAGGATGAACTATTAGGAGATAGGGTAAATAGGATAATGGTCCCTATTTATGTAGATGAACGATATTATGGTTATTTAGCTATATGGGAAGATAATAAAAAGCTAACTTCTATCGAAATATCTTCTCTTGAATCTTCTATCCCTGTTATCGCATTACATATTCTTAAGAAGATTTCTATATTTGAAATTGAAAGTCGGCATAAGGTAGAGTTTTTTGACGACCTTTTATCGAGGGATGAAAAAAGACAGCAACTTGCCGTTGATCGAGCAGCACTCTTCGACTTTGATAGAAGATTAGGATATTCTGCTCTTGTAATTTCCATTAAAAATATTAAAGGTTTTGTAAAGGAAACCTTAAACAATTCAACCTTCTTATATCAGTTAAATAGTAAAATTATGCGAATAATAGATCGCTTATCAAGAAATAAAGAAGCAAAATTTGTTTATGGAAACAAAAGCGATCAAATTATTGTACTATATGGAACGGACCCTACTAAAAGTAGTGCCCAAGTAAAAAAAGAGGTTATGAGTTTTGCAAATGATATTATAAAAAGTGTTGACGAAGAAATAAAGGAAATTTCTATATCTATTGGGATAGGACGATTTCATAAAGAGCCAGGGCATTTGTGGAAAAGCTACAATGAAGCTACAAGATCTCTTCAAAATAAGGGAGTTAATTATAAAAGTGAATATATGCATTTTGATGATTTAGGAATTTATCGTATTTTTTATTTAGAGGAAATGGAAAGTGAGCTTCATCAATTTTATCGTGATACCCTAGAGCCACTTGTGGTGTACGATAAGGAAAAGAGCTCTGAGCTTGTGAAAACCCTACAGATGTTTTTTCAGTATGGAGGAAATTTGAAAAAAGTATCAGAGGAAATGTTTACTCACTACAATACAATTGTCTATCGGATGCAGAGAATTAAAGATATTACAGGAATGAACTTAGAAAATCCAAATGATCGTTTGAACCTTCAAGTTTCTTTTAAAATCTTTGAAATGTTTAGAGAAGCGTAA
- a CDS encoding fdrA domain protein, with amino-acid sequence MINKFFGKEVKVINLGLESFAKDLKAQNIKVVHVDWRPPAGGNKKMISLLAKLKK; translated from the coding sequence ATGATCAATAAATTTTTTGGTAAGGAAGTAAAAGTGATTAACCTAGGATTAGAATCCTTCGCAAAGGACTTAAAGGCACAAAATATTAAGGTGGTTCATGTGGATTGGAGACCTCCAGCTGGTGGAAATAAAAAAATGATATCCTTATTAGCCAAATTAAAAAAATAA
- the arcC gene encoding carbamate kinase, whose translation MKKEKIVIALGGNALEKEGIPATAESQLETIRETVRYVVDIIEDGYQVIVAHGNGPQVGRIVLQNEGAAHLTPSLPFDVCGAMSQGYIGYHIQQGIKNEFKRRGKDNGVISVVTQVVVDQNDPGFKNPTKPIGPFYSEEEARKLEIEKGYNVVEDAGRGYRRVVASPKPLQIVELEGIKTLIDTGLTVITVGGGGIPVIKRDDGTLEGVAAVIDKDLASEKLAKDLDADVLFILTAVEQVAINFNKPNEKWLSELTIAEAEKYITEGHFAPGSMLPKVMAAVDFVKGRPGKKAIITSLEGALRALQGETGTVIIDR comes from the coding sequence ATGAAAAAAGAAAAAATTGTAATTGCTCTGGGAGGAAATGCTTTAGAAAAGGAAGGGATTCCAGCTACGGCGGAATCCCAATTAGAAACCATAAGAGAAACGGTTAGATATGTAGTTGATATTATAGAAGATGGATATCAAGTAATAGTAGCTCATGGAAATGGGCCTCAGGTTGGAAGAATTGTACTTCAAAATGAAGGAGCAGCTCATTTAACACCAAGTCTACCATTCGATGTATGTGGCGCTATGTCTCAAGGATATATCGGTTATCATATTCAGCAAGGAATAAAAAATGAATTTAAAAGAAGAGGTAAAGACAACGGAGTAATTAGTGTAGTTACACAAGTGGTGGTAGATCAAAATGACCCAGGGTTTAAAAATCCAACAAAGCCAATTGGACCTTTTTATAGTGAAGAAGAGGCAAGAAAGCTGGAGATAGAAAAGGGATATAATGTGGTAGAAGATGCAGGACGAGGCTATAGAAGAGTGGTAGCATCTCCTAAGCCATTACAAATTGTGGAGTTAGAGGGGATCAAAACATTAATTGATACTGGACTTACAGTCATTACCGTTGGAGGTGGGGGAATTCCTGTTATTAAAAGGGATGATGGCACCTTAGAAGGGGTTGCAGCAGTAATCGATAAGGATTTAGCTTCTGAAAAGTTAGCAAAAGATTTAGATGCGGATGTTCTATTTATTCTAACGGCTGTAGAACAAGTAGCTATTAATTTTAATAAGCCAAATGAAAAGTGGTTAAGTGAACTAACCATAGCTGAGGCAGAAAAGTATATAACTGAGGGTCATTTTGCCCCAGGATCAATGTTACCTAAAGTAATGGCAGCTGTAGATTTTGTAAAGGGAAGACCAGGCAAGAAAGCTATTATCACTTCTTTAGAAGGGGCATTACGAGCGCTACAAGGTGAGACTGGCACTGTGATTATTGATAGATAG
- a CDS encoding carbon-nitrogen hydrolase family protein — translation MKEHIAACVQIAVEPNQIQLNIDKCCHWLEKAVKEYEAELVVFPESITTGFAPNMPIEEFYEILQPIPGGHTEQIQKLAKELGVHVVLPLYERGQEKNVVLNSSVLIDDTGEILANYRKTHPFPTERLGGGGWTTPGNSTVVVDTKLGKIGMIICYDGDFPELSRVLALKGAEIITRPSALLRSYEIWEMVNKARAYDNHVYMLAANAVGPDAGKNYYFGHSMIISPIAQTLALARGTEEIIAAKLDPNPIKNISYGTKSPMIFDHLEDRNVRAYEGILQEGKSSFEPARRIPYK, via the coding sequence ATGAAAGAACATATAGCAGCCTGCGTACAGATCGCAGTAGAGCCAAATCAGATTCAACTTAATATCGATAAATGTTGTCATTGGTTAGAAAAAGCAGTTAAAGAATATGAGGCAGAGCTTGTAGTATTTCCAGAGTCTATTACAACAGGATTCGCTCCTAATATGCCTATAGAAGAATTCTATGAAATACTTCAGCCAATTCCAGGAGGTCATACAGAGCAAATTCAAAAGCTAGCTAAGGAATTAGGGGTTCATGTTGTACTGCCTCTTTATGAGCGTGGTCAAGAAAAAAATGTTGTTTTAAATAGTTCTGTACTAATTGATGATACAGGAGAAATTTTAGCTAACTATAGAAAAACCCATCCATTTCCAACAGAACGTTTGGGAGGAGGCGGTTGGACAACTCCAGGAAACAGTACAGTGGTGGTCGATACAAAACTTGGTAAGATTGGTATGATTATTTGCTATGATGGAGATTTTCCAGAGCTTTCGAGAGTACTAGCTCTAAAGGGAGCGGAAATTATTACAAGACCTTCAGCCTTATTAAGAAGCTATGAAATTTGGGAGATGGTTAATAAGGCTAGAGCTTATGATAATCATGTATATATGCTAGCTGCTAATGCGGTAGGTCCTGATGCAGGAAAGAACTATTATTTTGGTCATAGTATGATTATTAGCCCTATAGCACAAACCTTAGCTTTAGCAAGGGGAACAGAAGAAATAATTGCAGCAAAATTAGATCCAAATCCAATTAAGAATATTAGCTATGGTACAAAGTCACCAATGATATTTGATCATCTTGAAGATCGAAATGTTAGAGCATATGAGGGAATATTGCAGGAAGGTAAAAGTAGCTTCGAACCAGCTAGGAGAATACCTTATAAATAA
- a CDS encoding cyclase family protein, producing MNFWNNVKMYDLTQNLSHLTPPWPTYEPLQVKFFKRLSPNGANGQLITTSNHVGTHLDGPLHFDTAGRDIASLPLEKLVGPGVVVDLSDISEDFSIYTPQDIMDRVEVKKGDILIINTGYHKYGWDQPEADERRYMLRHPGPSMDFVDWVKEMEIKWIGVDCGSADHPMNTKIRDWEPGEAKRCDEYMKEKYGKGLNEIYPWPEVYQAMHIKVFPKPHEIIHAENVGGQIDEILNKRVIVGCFPWKFEGGESAMCRIVAFEEQA from the coding sequence ATGAATTTTTGGAACAATGTAAAAATGTATGATTTAACACAAAACTTAAGCCATTTAACACCACCATGGCCAACTTATGAGCCATTACAAGTTAAATTTTTTAAAAGATTATCACCAAATGGAGCAAATGGACAATTAATTACAACATCAAACCATGTAGGTACTCATTTAGATGGACCTCTACACTTCGATACAGCTGGAAGAGATATTGCGTCATTACCACTTGAAAAATTAGTAGGACCTGGAGTTGTAGTTGACTTATCGGATATTTCTGAAGATTTCAGTATTTATACTCCACAAGACATTATGGATAGAGTAGAAGTTAAAAAAGGTGATATTCTAATCATTAATACTGGATATCACAAATATGGTTGGGATCAACCAGAAGCAGATGAAAGAAGATATATGTTAAGACATCCTGGTCCATCAATGGATTTTGTTGATTGGGTTAAAGAAATGGAAATTAAGTGGATTGGTGTTGACTGCGGATCTGCTGACCATCCAATGAACACTAAAATTAGAGATTGGGAACCAGGAGAAGCTAAGCGTTGTGATGAATATATGAAAGAAAAATATGGTAAAGGCTTAAATGAAATTTATCCGTGGCCAGAAGTATACCAAGCAATGCATATTAAGGTATTTCCAAAACCACACGAAATTATCCATGCGGAAAATGTAGGTGGACAAATTGATGAAATACTAAATAAAAGAGTAATAGTTGGATGCTTCCCATGGAAATTTGAAGGTGGAGAGTCTGCTATGTGCAGAATTGTTGCCTTTGAAGAGCAAGCTTAA
- the fdrA gene encoding acyl-CoA synthetase FdrA — translation MHLNVEVRKNTYYDSVALMLISKEVKQMEVVNEVLVGMGTDLNKELAENLGLANNAVRELGVNDFFVSVLTEDKDDFHQVIEKVNKLLNQKKEASSGEYKPPTFDAAVKYASDSNFVLISLPGKYAFDEAKKALDKNMHVMLFSDNIKVEEEKELKEIAREKGLLVMGPDCGTAIINNVPLAFANVIKQGSIGIVGASGTGTQEVSVIIDKLGAGVSQVIGTGGRDLSKDIGGIMMIEAIKALSEDPSTNVIVLISKPPAAEIAEKVLALAKECGKPFVVDFIGGDPDTIREYGGVPGYTLEDTAYKAVALANGEEPKDMLGFEIAEEKVEDLVNKEIAKLQPDQKYLRGIYTGGTLCDEAMKLLFNELDGIYSNIPLKPEFLLEDIHISKKHTCIDLGDDVFTVGKAHPMIDPSGRQERLVVEAKDGSIAVILMDFVLGYGSHVDPVGEMIPSIEKAKAILKEQGKEVIWVASVCGTEGDPQDLVNQEQRLIEAGFVVMPSNAQAVRFVSKILKNIQ, via the coding sequence ATGCATTTAAATGTCGAAGTAAGAAAAAACACCTATTACGATTCTGTAGCCCTTATGCTCATTAGTAAAGAAGTAAAACAGATGGAAGTTGTCAATGAGGTACTAGTGGGAATGGGTACAGATCTAAATAAAGAATTAGCAGAAAACTTAGGATTAGCTAATAATGCAGTAAGAGAGCTAGGAGTAAATGATTTTTTTGTATCGGTTTTAACTGAAGATAAAGATGATTTTCATCAAGTAATCGAGAAAGTAAATAAATTATTAAATCAAAAAAAGGAAGCCTCTAGTGGAGAATATAAACCGCCAACTTTTGATGCAGCAGTTAAGTATGCTTCAGATTCTAACTTCGTTTTAATTTCTTTACCAGGTAAATATGCCTTTGACGAGGCGAAAAAAGCTTTAGATAAAAATATGCATGTTATGCTATTTAGCGATAACATCAAGGTGGAAGAGGAAAAGGAGTTAAAGGAAATAGCAAGAGAAAAGGGCCTTTTGGTTATGGGGCCAGATTGTGGTACAGCCATTATTAATAATGTTCCATTGGCATTTGCAAACGTAATAAAGCAAGGTTCCATAGGAATTGTAGGGGCATCAGGCACAGGTACACAAGAAGTAAGTGTAATTATAGATAAGCTAGGGGCTGGAGTTAGTCAAGTAATTGGTACAGGTGGAAGGGATCTAAGCAAAGACATTGGTGGGATTATGATGATAGAGGCTATTAAGGCTCTAAGTGAAGACCCATCAACAAATGTAATTGTACTTATTTCTAAACCACCAGCAGCAGAAATTGCTGAAAAGGTGCTAGCATTGGCAAAGGAATGTGGTAAACCCTTCGTAGTAGACTTTATAGGAGGAGACCCAGATACAATTAGAGAATACGGTGGAGTACCAGGATACACATTAGAGGATACAGCTTATAAGGCAGTTGCATTAGCTAATGGGGAAGAACCAAAGGATATGCTTGGTTTTGAAATAGCAGAAGAGAAAGTTGAAGATCTTGTAAATAAAGAAATAGCTAAATTACAACCAGATCAAAAATATTTAAGAGGAATTTATACTGGCGGAACACTTTGTGATGAAGCTATGAAACTATTATTTAATGAATTAGATGGAATCTATTCTAATATACCATTAAAGCCTGAATTTTTACTTGAAGATATACATATAAGTAAAAAACATACTTGTATTGACTTAGGAGACGATGTATTTACAGTAGGTAAAGCTCATCCTATGATAGATCCTTCAGGGAGACAGGAAAGATTAGTAGTTGAAGCCAAAGATGGAAGTATTGCAGTTATTCTAATGGATTTTGTATTAGGATACGGATCTCATGTTGATCCTGTGGGAGAGATGATTCCAAGTATTGAAAAGGCAAAGGCAATTTTAAAGGAACAAGGTAAGGAAGTTATATGGGTTGCTTCTGTCTGTGGAACAGAAGGAGATCCACAGGACTTAGTGAATCAAGAACAGAGGTTAATAGAAGCAGGCTTTGTAGTTATGCCATCTAATGCTCAAGCAGTAAGATTTGTATCAAAGATTTTAAAGAATATTCAGTAG
- a CDS encoding uracil-xanthine permease family protein, protein MSKQEVVEKHQPIRDGDHIPTGKKIILGMQHTFTMFGATVLVPLITGIDISVALFMAGVGTLLFHFLTKNKIPVFLGSSFAFIAPMLMVSEMYGIPYVQGGIVVAGLTYVIIAGLVYFFGHEKIVEYFPPIVTGPIIMVIGLKLAPTAIDMASQNWLLAVVSLLIVIGVSIYAKGFFQVLPVLFGLVGGYIFAAITGNINFTPVTEAALFGLPNFTFPKFNLESIMIIAPIAVATVVEHIGNILVVGTTVEDDFIESPGLHRTLLGDGLATSLSAFFGGPANTTYAENTGVLALTKIYHPVIMRIAAVFAIILGVMPKLGAVISTIPSSIVGGISIVLFGMIASVGSRSLVENKVDFTSSKNLIIAAVIFVLGLGGAVLPVKLGAVSFTIEGMALAAIVGIILNKVLPKE, encoded by the coding sequence ATGAGTAAACAAGAAGTTGTCGAAAAGCACCAGCCAATTAGGGATGGGGATCATATTCCTACAGGGAAAAAGATTATACTTGGAATGCAGCATACGTTCACCATGTTTGGAGCTACAGTTTTAGTTCCACTAATAACAGGAATAGATATTTCAGTTGCTCTATTTATGGCAGGTGTAGGAACTCTTTTATTTCACTTCTTAACTAAAAATAAAATTCCAGTGTTTTTAGGTTCATCCTTTGCTTTCATAGCACCAATGCTTATGGTTTCTGAAATGTATGGTATTCCATATGTTCAAGGTGGAATTGTAGTTGCAGGTCTTACCTATGTAATAATAGCAGGTCTCGTTTATTTCTTTGGTCACGAGAAAATTGTAGAATATTTTCCACCAATTGTTACAGGTCCAATTATTATGGTAATAGGATTAAAGCTGGCTCCTACTGCAATTGATATGGCTAGCCAAAATTGGCTATTAGCAGTAGTAAGTTTACTTATAGTTATAGGAGTAAGTATTTATGCAAAAGGTTTCTTTCAGGTACTTCCTGTTTTATTTGGATTAGTAGGTGGGTATATATTTGCTGCAATAACAGGAAATATAAATTTTACGCCTGTTACAGAAGCAGCTCTATTCGGTCTTCCTAACTTTACATTTCCTAAATTTAATCTTGAAAGTATTATGATTATTGCACCTATTGCAGTAGCTACTGTAGTAGAGCATATTGGTAATATATTGGTTGTTGGAACAACTGTTGAAGATGACTTTATTGAATCTCCTGGACTACATCGTACACTTCTTGGAGATGGATTAGCTACATCTCTGTCTGCTTTCTTTGGTGGACCAGCAAATACAACATATGCTGAAAATACAGGAGTATTAGCTTTAACTAAAATTTATCACCCAGTAATTATGAGAATAGCAGCAGTTTTCGCTATTATTTTAGGGGTTATGCCAAAGCTAGGTGCAGTTATTAGCACAATACCATCCTCCATAGTTGGTGGTATCTCTATTGTATTATTTGGTATGATTGCATCTGTTGGGAGCAGAAGCTTAGTAGAAAATAAGGTTGATTTTACATCATCTAAAAATTTAATTATTGCAGCAGTCATCTTTGTATTAGGTTTAGGTGGAGCTGTACTACCAGTTAAACTTGGAGCTGTTAGCTTTACAATAGAAGGCATGGCTTTAGCAGCAATTGTAGGTATTATTTTAAATAAGGTTTTACCAAAGGAATAA